The Streptomyces durmitorensis genome contains the following window.
GGCGCAGGACGCCCCGGCGCATCTGGATGCTGGCCGCGCTCGCCCTGATGCTCATGCTCTGCGAAGGCGTCGCCAACGACTGGAGCGTGCTCCACCTGCGGGACACCCTGGACGCGCCCGCAGCCACCGCCGCCCTCGCCTACGGCGCCTTCGCCACGGCGATGACCGTCGGCCGGCTGCTCGCCGACCGGATCGCCGCGCGCCACGGCCCGGTGGCCGTACTGCGCCACGGCGCTTCGGTGGCCGCCGTGGGCATGACGGTGGCCGCGCTGTCCCCGTGGATACCGCTGGCCCTGCTCGGCTGGACGGTGTTCGGGATCGGGCTCTCCGGCTGCATCCCGCAGCTGTTCAGCGCCGCGGGCCACGCCGACCAGGACGCCGCCGGAGCCAATGTCTCCCGAGTCGCGGGCCTCGGTTACCTCGGCATGCTCGCCGGGCCCGCCGTCATCGGGCCGCTCACGCACGCCGTGCCGCTCAACCTCACGTTCTTCCTGCCCGTGGCGTTCTGCGTCCTGGCCGCCTGCACCGCCGGGATCCTGCGCACCCGGCCCACCGCCGCCGCCCCCGCCGAGAACCGCGACAGCGAGGTCACCACGTACGAACTCAACACATAGGACCTCACGCGGGCACTCACGAGGGGATCCGGCGGTGCATGTCCGCCACCAGGTTCCGCATCGCCATGCGGAAGATCTCGGCCTGGTGCTCGCCGAGGAAAGAGGTGTGGCCGAACACCTCCAGGACCACGAGCCCGTGGAGGTGTCCCCATGCGCTCAGGATGAGTGCGGTCGCGGGGGCCGGCAGATGTCCGTGCCCGAAGTGCGGAAGCTGTTCCAGGTACGCCCGCAGTGACGGCGAGAGCGCGGGGGCCTCGGCCGCGGCGAGTTGCTCCGCGGTAAACCCGTCGAACAGCACGCGCTCGAAGATCGCGCTCATCCTGCGCGACGCCTGGGTGGTCGAACCCTCGGCGGGTGCCGCGTAGTCCCTCAGCGGTGTCCCGTAGAGCAGCTGGAAGTGCTCGGGGTGGGCGATGGCCCACCGGCGGTAGCCCTCGGCGGCGACCACCAGACCCGGCAGGTCCGAGTCGTCCGCCGCGCTGTCGACGGCGGCCTGCACGGCATCGGTGAGGTCGTCGTACGCCTTGGTGACGACCGCGGTAACCAGGGCGTCCCGGCTCGGGAAGTAGTGGTAGAGCGCCTGCACGGTCATCTGGAGGCTGCGGGCTATCGCTCTCAACGACAGGGCCGCGGGGCCGTGTTCGGTGATGTGGCGCTCGGCGGCGTCCAGGATCTCCTGGGTGGCGGCGGCCCGGCGTCGCTGACGCAGGGTGGTCGTCGGGGCCATGGCGTGCTCCTCTGCGGTCATGCGGCGACCGTACGGCGGTCGCCCCGGTGGGCCACCCGGAAGCTGCGGGGTGTGCGGAAAATCTAACACTGCCAAATTTGCCGCCACCTCACTAACGTCGTCAGCGGCGACGAAGAGTGCGACACCGCACCTGTTCTGACGGAGCGAAAGACGCCCCGCTGAGCACCACGCCGGCCCTTCACCACTCAACTCCGGCCGCTTCGCGTCGTTTTCGCCGTACGGACACCAAAGGAGAGCGTGCGTGTTTGAACGCATAGCCGAACTGGCCATCCGCCGGTCCCGGCTCATACTCGTCGTCGCCGTCGCGGCCATGGCCCTCATGGGCGCCCTGGGCGCCGGCGCCTTCGGCAAGTTGCTGGGAGGCGGCTACGACGACCCCGCCTCCCAGTCCACCCGGGCCGG
Protein-coding sequences here:
- a CDS encoding MFS transporter, with amino-acid sequence MERSLRSGRLATFVYFTLNGFLMGMWIVHIPAVEHRAGISHAVLGWLLLLLGAGAFAGMQLVGPLTDRFGARTVVPLSAALCSAAVVLPGLATSAWALGAALLVLGLGNGCLDVSMNAHAIQVERGYERPVMSAFHATFSIGGVLAALVGARTLSWELSPSLTLGAVALFGLAVAALAAPALLRPEADPTEPDPTEPDSAAETSTRRRTPRRIWMLAALALMLMLCEGVANDWSVLHLRDTLDAPAATAALAYGAFATAMTVGRLLADRIAARHGPVAVLRHGASVAAVGMTVAALSPWIPLALLGWTVFGIGLSGCIPQLFSAAGHADQDAAGANVSRVAGLGYLGMLAGPAVIGPLTHAVPLNLTFFLPVAFCVLAACTAGILRTRPTAAAPAENRDSEVTTYELNT
- a CDS encoding TetR/AcrR family transcriptional regulator, with amino-acid sequence MTAEEHAMAPTTTLRQRRRAAATQEILDAAERHITEHGPAALSLRAIARSLQMTVQALYHYFPSRDALVTAVVTKAYDDLTDAVQAAVDSAADDSDLPGLVVAAEGYRRWAIAHPEHFQLLYGTPLRDYAAPAEGSTTQASRRMSAIFERVLFDGFTAEQLAAAEAPALSPSLRAYLEQLPHFGHGHLPAPATALILSAWGHLHGLVVLEVFGHTSFLGEHQAEIFRMAMRNLVADMHRRIPS